The nucleotide sequence GGTGGACGCGTAGGCGTAGGACCAGTCCCGGAACCGCGGGCGCATCTCGTCGGGCACGCCGAGGATCGCGGCGATCACGGCGACCGGCACGTCCGCGGCGAAGCCGGGCATGATGTCGAACTCCTCGCCGCGCGGGTAGCGGTCGATGAGCTCGGCGGTGACCCGCTCGACCAGCGGGCGCCAGCGCTGCGTGGCCTGCACCGTGAAGACGTGCCGGAAGGTCGACCGGATCCGGGTGTGCACCGGCGGATCGGCGAACATGAACAGCCGCGACGCGGCGTCGAGGAACCGCAGGTGCTCGGGATCGGACGGGTCGTGGGTGCTCGGCGCGGAGTCGTGGAAGACGTCGCTGGAGAAGAGCTTCGGGTCGGTCCCGATCTGCCGGACGTCGGCGTAGCGGGTGACGATGTAGGCGCCCAGCACATCGGACCAGTGGACGCCGTCGCCGGTCTCACGCAGCTCGGCGTAGACCGGGTACGGATCGGCGAGCCGGCCCAGGAACAGTGACTCCACGGGTCCGGGCGCCTGCGGGGCGGCGGAGCCGGCGGGGGGTACGACGGACACGGGGTCCTCCGTCTTCGTTGACGTCGGGTGGTGGGATTCGTCGGGTGGTGAGACTCAGTGCCCGGTGCGCAGTGGCACCGGTGATGCGGAGGGGTGGACGGTCTGCCGGGTCTCACCCAGCGCCGTCGAGGAGAGAACGACCTCGTCGCCGGGGGCGAGCCAGCCGGTGAACGCCCCCGGATCGGGGGTGTCGACGTGTTCGAGCAGGCAGCCACCGGGCACGGTGCCGGAACCGATCACGTCGCCGGGCACCAGGTCGGTGCCGCGGGAGAGGAAGGCGAGCAGCTCGCCCCAGCTCCAGTCCATCCCGGACAGCGAGCCGCGGGCGATCTCCCGGCCGTTGACGGCGGCGGCGACCTCGAACCCGGGTTCGATCTCGTCGGCGGTGACCAGTGCCGGGCCGAGGGTGATCGCGCTGTCCTTCGACTTGCCCATCCCGATGCCCTGCGCCATGTCGCGCAGCTGGTGGTCACGGGCGGTCCAGTCGTTGAAGAAGGTGTAGCCGACGATGTGCCGCGCAGCGGTGTCCGGGTGCAGGTCCCGGCCACCCCGCCCGATGACGGCGCCGACCTCCAGCTCGAAGTCGAACCAGCGTGATCCGGGGGCGATCGGCACGTCGTCGTGCGGCCCGATCACCGCGGCCGGGTTGCCGAAGTAGAAGGCCGGGGTCTGCGACCAGGCCGGGTGCAGCTCCTCGGTGCGGCCGATCGCCCGGTAGCAGCCGCGCAGATGGTCCAGGAAGCACAGGCCGTCGCGGATCGACGGCGGACGGGGGATCGGGGCGAGCAGCCGGACCCCGGTCAGCGGATGCACCTCGGCGGGCCGCGACCGGGCTGTGGCGGCGGCGTCGGCGAGCTGCTCACCGTCGTCGCCGAGCAGCGAGACGAGGGTGATGTCGGCGGGCAGACCGCGCACCGTCCCGCCGTCCAGCAGGCCGGCCCTGGGCCCGGAGCCGGCGTCGTAGGTCACCCATCTCATGCGCTCACCCGCCGGTGGGCCGGCGGGGCGGTCCCGGCCCGGGTGGTCGTTGCTGATGCCACGGTGCACCGTCCTCGACGCTCGTCGATGAACCCGTACCCGAGTACAGATTCGATGCCGCCGAAGGTAGGGCCGGTTCGCCGACGAAGCAAGACCCGAGTACAACTTCGTGCGATGTGCTGTGCTGTACTGGTCCGGATGGAGTCGACCGCGGTGCACGTCCCGCCGCCGCTGACCCGGCGCACCCGCAAGCGCAACGAGCGCCGGGACCGGGTCTACGCCGCAGCGGTCGAGCTGTTCGTCGAGCAGGGCTTCGAGGCCACCTCGATGGACGAGATCGCTCTCCGGTCCGGGGTGGCCCGCACGACGGTGTTCAACCATTTCCCGCGCAAGGCGCTGTTCCTCGACGAGTGGGCCCGCCGGCGCCGGGAGTCCGCGGCCCGCTCGCTGGACGACGCCGATCTCGCCGGGCGCCGGCTGCGTGAGCTGCTCGGTGGCTACCTGGCCGCGCTCGCCGGGCTCAACGTCTCGACCCGGGTCGAGACCGCGGCGCTGATGGAGGTGGCGCTGCGCAACGGCAACACCCTGCTCGGGCACGACCTGGGTGGCGAGCTCGCCGACCTGGTCGCGGCCACCGGGGCGCGACTGCGTCCGTCGGCGGACCCGACCCAGGTCGGGCGCCTGCTCTCGCTGGGCTACTACTCGGCCGTGGTGCGCTGGATCCACGTCGAGCCGGCGCCGTTCGATCTCGCCGCCGAGCTGGCCGCGTTGCTCGACACGGTGCTCGGCGGTGCGCTCGACGACCGGGGCTGACCTCCCGGGCCGGGATGTCCGACCACGGTCCGACGCCCAAGATCCGCCCGTGCTCCGATGCTCCGCACCCCTGCTCCGGGGCAACCTGTGGGTACGGCGCCGGGACCCGGCGCAGAGCGGAGGAGCAGGAGATGACCACGATGACCGTCGACCCGAACGGCCCGGCACCGCGCAGCGCGGGCGACCCGGACGCGTACCCCGTACTGACCGTCCTAATGCTGATGCTCGGCGGCTTCGTGCTGCCGTTCGTCGGCTGGCTGGCCGGGGTGGTGATGCTCTGGACCGGCCGGGCGTGGACGGTCGGGGAGAAGTGGCTCGGCACGCTGGTGTGGCCCGCGGTCGTCATCGTGCCGGCGTCGGCGCCGGTGTTCGGCGTGCTGATCGGGCCCGCCGGTGCACCGGCCTGGACGATCGGGGTCGGGCTCGTGCTCGCCGCGGTCGCGGTCCTCGTCGTGCTGCCGTGGACCTTCGTCCGGCTGCTGAGGGCCGGGCGTCGCTGAGCACCGGGCATCGCCGATGCGCATACCCACCGAAGAAGGTGTCCACGCTCACACGAACGGGTCATCGCGAAACCCGCCAGGCAACGTGTTAATGCGGATTAACGTGACCGTTGCCATCCGCATCTGCGGATTCGTGGATTTCGACCCCATCGCGCTGAGCTGCTGATACGCCGCGGATGACCGAACGCGCTGCGGAGAAGTACCCCGGAACGGGGTCGAACCGCGGAGCGCATCCCGGCGAAGAGCCCATCGTTTCGCCCTCGACGGACTCCGGTGAGCGGCTCCCCTGCATCACAGCCGCCGGAGGTGATGGAGAGGACGACGATGTCTGCCCCGACACGTGCACGCACACCACGCAGCGACGTCAGCCGACGGCGCTTTCTCGGCTACCTGGTCGCCGCGCCCACGCTGGTCGTCGCGGCCGAGCTGGGCCGCCAGCAGCTGTTCGCCCCGCCCGGGGCATCGGCCGCGGCGATCCCCTCGCCGCCCCAGGTCGCCGATGTCTACGACCTGCTCGACGCGGTCCGGGACTCCTCGCGGCCGACCGCGAACCTGATCCGGGTGGAGGTCAA is from Pseudonocardia autotrophica and encodes:
- a CDS encoding fumarylacetoacetate hydrolase family protein, with the translated sequence MRWVTYDAGSGPRAGLLDGGTVRGLPADITLVSLLGDDGEQLADAAATARSRPAEVHPLTGVRLLAPIPRPPSIRDGLCFLDHLRGCYRAIGRTEELHPAWSQTPAFYFGNPAAVIGPHDDVPIAPGSRWFDFELEVGAVIGRGGRDLHPDTAARHIVGYTFFNDWTARDHQLRDMAQGIGMGKSKDSAITLGPALVTADEIEPGFEVAAAVNGREIARGSLSGMDWSWGELLAFLSRGTDLVPGDVIGSGTVPGGCLLEHVDTPDPGAFTGWLAPGDEVVLSSTALGETRQTVHPSASPVPLRTGH
- a CDS encoding TetR/AcrR family transcriptional regulator; the protein is MESTAVHVPPPLTRRTRKRNERRDRVYAAAVELFVEQGFEATSMDEIALRSGVARTTVFNHFPRKALFLDEWARRRRESAARSLDDADLAGRRLRELLGGYLAALAGLNVSTRVETAALMEVALRNGNTLLGHDLGGELADLVAATGARLRPSADPTQVGRLLSLGYYSAVVRWIHVEPAPFDLAAELAALLDTVLGGALDDRG